A part of Miscanthus floridulus cultivar M001 unplaced genomic scaffold, ASM1932011v1 fs_687_1_2, whole genome shotgun sequence genomic DNA contains:
- the LOC136532682 gene encoding uncharacterized protein isoform X1 codes for MTQIIDGKAIAAGVRRDVAADVAALSSAQTRSEAGRGHRGEPERLADVREHEAQGVCRGRHLLMDGDLPEDISKPALVAEVHGLNADPVVHGSRRHRLHQLLPLLPYANLHIRRKSISSAASAPSICSLQKSMDIHVRVQIGFFPNSKFSPVDV; via the exons ATGACGCAGATCATCGACGGCAAGGCCATCGCTGCCGGCGTCCGCCGCGACGTCGCCGCCGATGTGGCCGCGCTCTCCTCGGCCCAGACTC GTTCCGAGGCTGGCCGTGGCCATCGTGGGGAGCCGGAAAGACTCGCAGACGTCCGTGAACACGAAGCGCAAGGCGTCTGCCGAGGTCGGCATCTGCTCATGGACGGCGACCTCCCTGAGGACATCTCCAAGCCCGCGCTCGTCGCCGAGGTTCATGGCCTCAACGCTGACCCCGTCGTGCACG GAAGTCGACGTCATCGGCTGCATCAGCTCCTTCCACTTCTACCTTACGCAAACTTGCATATTCGCAGGAAGTCAATTTCATCCGCGGCATCAGCTCCTTCCATTTGTTCCTTACAAAAATCCATGGACATTCATGTACGAGTCCAGATTGGGTTCTTTCCAAATTCAAAATTCTCCCCTGTAGATGTATGA
- the LOC136532682 gene encoding uncharacterized protein isoform X2, with product MTQIIDGKAIAAGVRRDVAADVAALSSAQTRSEAGRGHRGEPERLADVREHEAQGVCRGRHLLMDGDLPEDISKPALVAEVHGLNADPVVHVISLLAW from the exons ATGACGCAGATCATCGACGGCAAGGCCATCGCTGCCGGCGTCCGCCGCGACGTCGCCGCCGATGTGGCCGCGCTCTCCTCGGCCCAGACTC GTTCCGAGGCTGGCCGTGGCCATCGTGGGGAGCCGGAAAGACTCGCAGACGTCCGTGAACACGAAGCGCAAGGCGTCTGCCGAGGTCGGCATCTGCTCATGGACGGCGACCTCCCTGAGGACATCTCCAAGCCCGCGCTCGTCGCCGAGGTTCATGGCCTCAACGCTGACCCCGTCGTGCACG TAATCTCCCTGCTTGCCTGGTAA